In a genomic window of Pangasianodon hypophthalmus isolate fPanHyp1 chromosome 19, fPanHyp1.pri, whole genome shotgun sequence:
- the vrtn gene encoding vertnin, translating into MLQRKEVVLSVLEELQEATESMGLDSLIKVALEVEQVLAPFSLPTALCSEISSWMGIDAVAHRLYPADAPAGLLPLVCRGEGNLLFDAASMLLVGSTSLSLELQVRTVVEMLLWKQYYLCGMIDSKVMLQASRFSLCAEESQDMLKLPMQVLEAIFDADVKASCFPSSFANMWHVYALASVLQCNIYSVYPMYNLKIRPYFNRLIRPRTLPMDSEPMTLHIMWSGELETGSIFKPRNFVALIHAGDLKIGSPGSEQRLSSVKSVDLLNEDSQLSYSTLKDKFNITKSTFYRWRRQSMEYHKKSVARYEAKHFFQACYKEGKLISQNQFREFFPEISRSTYYAWKHELMATGSIGSGGSTGEVSPGDSNEQDYWSSPESMKQPVQETFASMLALKSEKLEGDRFQNAALMQEAKKSLQNCIATNTSFPYRIFKRRFPGISRSTYYNWRREALLFTPFKDLSGSREESSDPDKFQNPKEKLLPPGLLASHRVIPRVRLSRCSQKSLRLIYLQKKKLREEAKAHVQKSKMSLFKFKLKFPSISSYYYWLWRYKKAGEEPDLSFDAHKPENVDATTDILKQEETQERFSFDGNAEYLNNHVINTSPEFSPSYYPLSDKTNNNEQMFVMDVVALANFKAKAKLFLQQRFEEKSFPTFKEFRSYFPLTPRSTYYMWKRALHHGVPLVHG; encoded by the coding sequence ATGCTTCAGAGGAAAGAGGTGGTGCTCTCCGTCCTGGAGGAGCTCCAGGAGGCCACCGAGTCCATGGGCTTGGATTCCCTGATAAAAGTGGCCCTTGAGGTGGAACAGGTCCTCGCTCCTTTTAGCCTCCCGACAGCGCTGTGCTCAGAGATCTCCTCTTGGATGGGCATCGACGCTGTGGCTCACAGACTTTACCCAGCAGACGCCCCGGCTGGCCTGCTTCCTCTGGTCTGCAGAGGGGAGGGTAACCTGCTGTTTGACGCTGCCAGCATGCTTCTGGTGGGCTCCACGAGCCTGAGCTTGGAGCTACAGGTCAGGACGGTGGTGGAGATGCTCCTTTGGAAGCAGTACTACCTGTGCGGTATGATCGATTCCAAGGTCATGCTGCAGGCTTCCAGGTTTTCGCTCTGTGCTGAAGAATCACAGGACATGCTCAAGCTGCCCATGCAGGTTCTGGAGGCCATCTTTGATGCTGACGTCAAGGCTTCTTGCTTTCCGAGCTCTTTCGCGAACATGTGGCATGTCTACGCTCTGGCATCTGTCCTCCAGTGCAACATCTACTCTGTTTACCCAATGTATAACCTCAAGATCAGGCCCTATTTCAATCGCCTAATCCGTCCCAGAACGTTGCCCATGGACTCTGAGCCAATGACTCTCCACATTATGTGGTCTGGAGAGCTTGAGACTGGCTCCATTTTCAAACCACGCAACTTTGTGGCCTTAATTCATGCTGGTGATCTCAAAATTGGAAGTCCAGGGAGTGAGCAACGGTTGTCATCGGTTAAGTCCGTGGATCTGCTAAATGAGGATTCACAGCTTTCCTACTCCACCCTGAAAGACAAGTTCAACATCACGAAGAGCACCTTCTATCGCTGGAGGAGACAAAGCATGGAGTATCATAAGAAATCAGTCGCCAGATATGAAGCCAAACACTTTTTCCAGGCCTGCTACAAAGAAGGCAAGCTCATATCCCAGAACCAGTTCAGAGAGTTCTTCCCAGAAATCTCCAGATCCACATATTATGCCTGGAAACATGAACTCATGGCTACTGGAAGTATCGGTTCAGGAGGTTCCACCGGAGAGGTGAGCCCTGGAGATAGCAACGAGCAGGACTACTGGTCCTCTCCGGAGAGCATGAAGCAGCCTGTCCAGGAGACCTTCGCCAGCATGTTGGCACTCAAATCTGAGAAACTGGAAGGAGATCGATTCCAGAATGCAGCCCTGATGCAAGAAGCAAAGAAAAGCCTCCAGAACTGCATCGCCACCAACACATCGTTTCCCTACCGCATTTTCAAAAGAAGGTTCCCAGGAATCTCGAGATCAACTTACTACAATTGGAGGAGGGAAGCCTTGCTGTTCACACCGTTTAAAGATCTGTCAGGAAGCAGGGAAGAAAGCTCGGATCCGGATAAATTCCAGAATCCAAAAGAGAAGCTGTTGCCGCCAGGTTTGCTGGCGAGTCACAGAGTAATCCCGAGAGTCCGGCTCTCGAGGTGCAGTCAGAAGAGTCTCCGGCTGATCTACCTGCAGAAGAAGAAACTCAGAGAGGAAGCCAAAGCACATGTTCAGAAGTCCAAGATGTCGCTGTTCAAATTCAAGCTCAAGTTCCCATCAATATCATCGTATTACTACTGGCTTTGGAGGTATAAGAAAGCTGGGGAAGAGCCTGATTTGAGTTTTGATGCCCATAAACCGGAAAATGTCGATGCCACGACAGATATCCTGAAGCAGGAGGAAACTCAGGAACGCTTTTCTTTTGACGGAAATGCCGAGTACTTAAACAACCATGTGATCAACACCAGCCCCGAATTCTCTCCATCGTACTATCCTCTATCTGACAAAACCAACAACAACGAGCAGATGTTCGTGATGGACGTCGTGGCGTTGGCGAACTTCAAGGCCAAGGCGAAACTATTTCTCCAGCAGCGCTTTGAGGAGAAATCGTTCCCTACATTCAAAGAGTTCAGGTCTTACTTTCCTCTCACTCCACGCTCCACTTATTACATGTGGAAGAGGGCTTTGCATCACGGCGTGCCGTTAGTTCATGGATAA